Proteins encoded together in one Anopheles darlingi chromosome 3, idAnoDarlMG_H_01, whole genome shotgun sequence window:
- the LOC125957344 gene encoding uncharacterized protein LOC125957344: MAQGFNWIPWTSHQGIPPMAVHAGNDQDGSPIYVGRAYHEGDLIPAKVLPTKSACYVSHNGMEVFKPSFEVLTGSGFSWVHSANGHVPDGAVQGGHTTTGEQLHIGRTHHEGSLTPGKIHRSHGCLYIPFGGAEQSFKHYEVLIGQQRSAWQHCSAHAPVPPGAILAGNDSDGSPIYVGRAYHEGDQLPAKVLPTKQIAYVSHNGMEIPKHSFEVLCNGNVSWVPTGFGSVPPNAVLAGRTSSGEALYVGRAHYMGALTPGKIHPSHQTLYIPYGGSEIPIKNYEALVEY, from the exons atGGCACAAG GATTCAACTGGATTCCATGGACCTCGCACCAGGGTATTCCGCCGATGGCCGTCCATGCCGGTAACGATCAGGATGGATCGCCGATCTACGTCGGCCGAGCGTACCACGAGGGTGACCTGATACCGGCCAAGGTGTTACCGACCAAGTCGGCCTGCTATGTGTCGCACAACGGAATGGAAGTCTTCAAGCCATCGTTCGAA GTGTTGACCGGATCGGGCTTTAGCTGGGTTCACAGCGCCAATGGACACGTACCGGATGGGGCCGTACAGGGAGGTCATACGACGACCGGTGAGCAGTTGCACATCGGACGTACGCACCACGAGGGCAGTCTGACACCGGGCAAGATCCATCGGTCGCACGGTTGTCTATACATCCCGTTCGGTGGTGCCGAGCAGAGCTTCAAGCACTACGAGGTCCTAATCGGACAGCAGCGCT CGGCTTGGCAGCACTGCTCGGCCCATGCTCCGGTGCCACCGGGCGCCATCCTGGCCGGCAATGACTCGGACGGTTCGCCGATCTACGTCGGTCGTGCGTACCATGAGGGTGACCAGCTACCGGCGAAGGTGCTGCCCACCAAACAGATCGCGTACGTGTCGCACAATGGCATGGAGATACCGAAGCACTCGTTCGAAGTCCTCTGCAACGGAAACGTCTCCTGGGTGCCAACCGGATTCGGTAGCGTACCACCGAATGCCGTCCTCGCCGGGCGTACGTCCTCCGGTGAAGCGCTGTACGTGGGCCGGGCTCACTATATGGGTGCGTTGACACCGGGCAAGATTCATCCGAGCCACCAGACGCTCTACATCCCGTACGGTGGTAGCGAGATCCCGATCAAAAACTACGAGGCACTCGTCGAGTACTAG
- the LOC125955589 gene encoding gustatory receptor for sugar taste 64b-like produces MSARTEVTPIKRLTTTERGGSTTSTAVVVLDGPGIIGHQQGPLNRTASRVMECSTHEALWPVICVGQIFSLMPIIRYTGPDPRDVTFRVRSVRFWYALLTLLLLLTFLAMLTIYTANGSGSFGMSAASAIVYYAIIVFFMLELMMLARNWSTIMSRWYEDELVFRSAPYLPPAGALPLNRKIPLIAFGIIALAFLEDTLNFVSVYQLNALHIRYCDHRDGFWKNFFHREHPYVLAAIHGYHPVVGWTIELTMRVGKFTWHYVDVFIICLAVCLQRRYVQYNERLERLGGQPQPTGVWRELRLHFVRLTELVRFLDGRFSRLILASCANNMFFITVQLFNSFDLKPTTTTTVYFWYSLVFLMGRCFLMLFIVSSVSVAASAPLESLRHFPSSNWNLDLKRLCDAAACSDNALSGQRFFFIRRPLILAMAGTIITYELVLLDQVKKVPDNTRDCTF; encoded by the exons ATGAGTGCGCGAACGGAAGTGACACCCATCAAGCGGTTAACGACGACGGAGAGGGGGGGCTCGACGACATCTACTGCCGTGGTGGTCCTGGATGGACCGGGCATCATTGGGCACCAACAAGGACCGCTTAACAGGACCGCCAGTCGTGTGATGGAGTGCAGCACTCATGAGGCACTTTGGCCGGTCATTTGCGTTGGCCAAATCTTCTCGCTGATGCCCATTATACGgtacaccggaccggatccgCGTGATGTAACGTTCCGCGTCCGGTCGGTGCGTTTCTGGTACGCCCTGCTTacgcttctcctgctgctcacGTTTCTCGCCATGCTAACCATCTACACGGCTAATGGTAGTGGATCATTTGGCATGTCCGCCGCTT CCGCCATCGTGTACTACGCCATCATCGTATTCTTTATGCTGGAGTTAATGATGCTGGCCCGGAACTGGAGCACCATCATGAGCCGATGGTATGAGGATGAGTTGGTGTTCCGAAGTGCACCCTATCTGCCACCGGCCGGTGCGTTACCGCTTAACCGAAAGATCCCGTTGATCGCCTTCGGCATCATCGCGTTGGCCTTTCTCGAGGATACGCTAAACTTCGTATCGGTGTATCAGCTGAACGCGCTGCACATCCGCTATTGTGACCACCGGGACGGGTTCTGGAAGAATTTCTTTCACCGGGAGCATCCATACGTGCTGGCGGCGATCCATGGCTATCATCCGGTCGTCGGTTGGACGATCGAGCTAACGATGCGTGTGGGCAAGTTCACCTGGCACTACGTGGACGTGTTCATCATTTGTCTGGCCGTGTGCCTGCAGCGTCGTTACGTTCAGTACAACGAACGGCTCGAGCGGCTCGGTGGCCAACCACAACCGACCGGTGTTTGGCGCGAGTTACGGTTGCACTTTGTGCGGTTGACCGAACTGGTGCGCTTCCTGGATGGACGCTTCTCACGCCTCATACTGGCCTCCTGTGCGAATAACATGTTCTTCATTACGGTCCAGCTTTTTAACAGCTTCGA TCTTaagccaacgaccacgacgacggtctACTTCTGGTACTCGCTCGTCTTCCTGATGGGCCGATGCTTCCTGATGCTCTTCATCGTGTCTTCGGTGAGCGTGGCGGCCAGTGCGCCCCTCGAGTCACTGCGCCACTTCCCCAGCTCCAACTGGAATCTTGACTTAAAGCGGCTTTGCGATGCAGCGGCTTGTTCCGATAACGCCCTATCCGGTCAgcgttttttcttcattcgGCGGCCCCTGATACTAGCG ATGGCGGGCACTATCATCACCTacgagctggtgctgctcgatcaGGTCAAGAAGGTACCGGACAATACGCGGGACTGTACCTTCTAA
- the LOC125957323 gene encoding membrane-bound alkaline phosphatase-like produces the protein MSLPLTNRIGLATAGLVLLLGCLSLATINAHEEHDAHYWKHMAHELLFEKKDYTMQKINIAKNIMVFVGAGMSQATVTAARSYNGGDNATLAFENLKWSGNARTYCVDSRVPDSACAGTAILTGVKSNFGTVATDPTVNRGDCTLDPAKKLASIAKWALEAGKAVGFATTSRVTSGSSAALYANSPDSRWENDADVTAAGCNVANVPDIAHQLIHGDIGKHFKVILGGGRKQFLPTTETDSSGGRGLRTDGKNLVREWQQSRGADGANATYITSASELGSLDTSKIDYLLGLFDYDHLPFSADFEGQQNVPTPRLVQMVHYSLEMLQKPEHKEGFLLFVEDGNIRRAHQHNKARKALEQVRHYATAFNMAKMMGSEQNTLFISMNDIGSTLSLPGFPARNSDIVSAPAGTSDADTLPYLGLSYATGPSYSSFYRTEQGRLDPVSVVEGTANAHERTCPASVPMAEGVDGGEDASVYAAGPWAFMLSGGYEQHFIAHTIAFASCMDGACDGAASITLSMAALTAVFLTKLFA, from the exons ATGTCTCTTCCCCTGACCAACAGGATAGGCCTAGCCACCGCTGGCCTAGTGCTGCTCCTTGGCTGCCTTTCGCTAGCAACAATCAATGCGCACGAGGAGCATGATGCCCACTACTGGAAACACATGGCCCACGAGCTGCTGTTCGAGAAGAAGGACTACACGATGCAGAAGATT AACATCGCCAAGAACATCATGGTGTTCGTCGGGGCCGGTATGTCGCAGGCAACCGTCACGGCCGCACGCTCCTACAACGGTGGTGACAATGCAACGCTCGCCTTCGAGAACCTCAAGTGGAGTGGCAATGCACGG ACATACTGCGTCGATAGCCGCGTCCCCGACAGTGCCTGTGCCGGGACGGCCATCCTGACGGGCGTCAAGTCGAACTTTGGTACGGTGGCAACCGATCCGACAGTCAACCGGGGCGACTGTACGCTCGATCCGGCCAAAAAGCTGGCCTCCATCGCCAAATGGGCCCTCGAGGCGGGCAAAGCTGTTG GTTTCGCGACCACTTCCCGCGTCACATCCGGGTCTAGTGCGGCTCTGTACGCCAACAGTCCGGACAGCCGCTGGGAGAACGATGCAGACGTCACCGCGGCCGGCTGTAACGTGGCCAACGTGCCCGACATTGCCCACCAGCTAATCCACGGGGATATCGGCAAGCACTTCAAG GTGATATTGGGCGGTGGACGCAAACAGTTCCTACCGACGACCGAGACGGAcagttctggtggccgtggGCTGCGGACCGATGGCAAGAATCTGGTGCGCGAGTGGCAACAATCGAGGGGTGCCGATGGAGCGAACGCCACCTACATTACCAGTGCG AGTGAACTGGGCAGTCTGGACACCTCGAAGATCGATTACCTACTTGGACTGTTCGATTACGACCATCTACCGTTCAGCGCAGATTTTGAGGGCCAACAGAACGTACCAACACCCCGGCTGGTCCAGATGGTTCACTATTCGCTGGAGATGCTGCAGAAACCGGAACACAAGGAGGGTTTCCTGCTATTCGTCGAGGATGGCAACATCCGGCGTGCCCACCAGCACAACAAGGCACGCAAGGCACTGGAGCAGGTGCGCCACTACGCAACCGCCTTCAACATGGCCAAGATGATGGGTAGCGAGCAGAATACGCTCTTCATCTCGATGAACGACATCGGTAGCACACTGTCCCTGCCCGGTTTCCCGGCGCGTAACTCCGACATAGTATCCGCACCGGCCGGAACCAGCGATGCCGATACGTTGCCTTATCTCGGACTTTCGTACGCCACCGGACCATCCTATTCCAGCTTCTATCGCACGGAGCAGGGTCGGCTTGATCCGGTGAGTGTGGTCGAAGGGACGGCCAATGCCCACGAACGCACCTGCCCAGCCTCGGTACCGATGGCGGAAGGCGTTGATGGAGGTGAAGACGCCAGCGTGTATGCTGCCGGTCCATGGGCTTTTATGCTGTCCGGTGGCTACGAGCAACACTTTATTGCCCACACGATCGCCTTTGCCTCGTGCATGGATGGTGCGTGCGATGGTGCGGCCTCCATTACACTTTCCATGGCCGCGCTGACCGCCGTTTTCCTGACTAAACTGTTCGCCTAA